A window of Trueperaceae bacterium genomic DNA:
GACCTCGACGATCTCGAGGCCGACGGTCGTGACGCGCTCGGCGCCGTAGTGGCCCGCCATGCGCTTGCCCTTGTAGACGCGCCCGGGGAGCTTGCGCTGCCCGATCGAGCCGGGGTGGCGGTGCTTCTTCTTCGTGCCGTGGCTGGCGGGCATGCCGGCGAAGTTCCAGCGCTTCATCACGCCGGCCGTGCCGCGGCCCTTGGACGTGGCGGTGACGTCGACCTTCTCGCCGGCGGCGAACGACTCCACCGTCACCTGGTCGCCGTCGGGCTCGAAGTCCCTGAACTCGACGAGGTGGCGGACCGGCGCCACGC
This region includes:
- the rplC gene encoding 50S ribosomal protein L3, encoding MKGILGTKVGMTQVWQGDRLVPVTVLLAGPCPVVQRKTTATDGYAAVQLGWREKSEKAVSKPLAGHFKKAGVAPVRHLVEFRDFEPDGDQVTVESFAAGEKVDVTATSKGRGTAGVMKRWNFAGMPASHGTKKKHRHPGSIGQRKLPGRVYKGKRMAGHYGAERVTTVGLEIVEVRPEDNLLIVKGAVPGPNGGLVEVRASKRKVS